A single genomic interval of Mustelus asterias chromosome 25, sMusAst1.hap1.1, whole genome shotgun sequence harbors:
- the LOC144479252 gene encoding acidic mammalian chitinase-like → MRSNKIATYAWDDVKLYHEFNALKNKNKDLKTLLSVGGWNFGTAKYTAMVSSPGNRQIFIKSAISFLRGYGFDGLDIDWEYPGSRGSPPRDKHLYTVLAQELMAAFEAEGKSTGKPRLLLSLAVAGGKNNIDTGYEVPQLGQIVDFFNVMTYDFFGPWSHATGENSPLYALPNSKSALNLEFNVNFAMKYWLKMGAPADKLNAGFATYGHTFRLRTSAHGVGAPATGAGPPGQYTRQAGFLAYYEICTFLKSATVVWNAPQMVPYAYKRMEWIGYDNVKSFQDKIAWLKKVNIGGAMVWDLALDDFSGAFCGQGPYPLINTLYTGLGISTGCVPLKPTQKPAVPATQAPSGGGGGSSGGGSSSGGGGSSSGGGSSSGGGGGSSGGGGSSSGGGSSSGGGSSGGGGSSGGGGSSGGGGGSSGGSGFCAGKASGTYPDPKDKNKFYECVNGRTYQESCGSGLVFDTSCECCNWP, encoded by the exons ATGAGAAGCAATAAAATTGCCACTTATGCATGGGATGATGTGAAACTCTACCACGAATTCAACGCCCTTAAAAACAA AAATAAAGACCTTAAGACACTCCTATCCGTCGGAGGCTGGAACTTTGGAACTGCGAA ATACACCGCCATGGTTTCCTCACCAGGAAACCGCCAGATTTTCATTAAGTCTGCGATTAGCTTCCTGCGCGGTTACGGTTTTGATGGTTTGGATATTGACTGGGAATATCCTGGCTCAAGAGGAAGTCCCCCACGTGACAAGCATCTCTACACCGTGCTGGCACAG GAACTGATGGCAGCCTTTGAAGCTGAGGGGAAAAGCACCGGAAAACCAAGACTGCTGTTGTCACTTGCAGTTGCTGGTGGGAAGAATAACATTGATACTGGCTATGAGGTTCCTCAGCTTGGACA GATTGTGGACTTTTTCAATGTGATGACATATGATTTCTTTGGACCCTGGAGTCACGCCACTGGAGAAAACAGCCCACTTTATGCTCTCCCAAATTCCAAGAGCGCCCTCAATCTTGAGTTTAATGTG AACTTTGCAATGAAATACTGGTTAAAGATGGGAGCTCCTGCAGACAAACTGAACGCTGGATTCGCTACATATGGCCACACCTTCAGACTGAGAACATCCGCCCATGGAGTCGGAGCCCCAGCAACAGGGGCTGGACCACCTGGACAGTACACCAGACAGGCTGGGTTCTTGGCCTATTATGAG atctgcacatttttgaagaGTGCCACCGTGGTATGGAATGCTCCACAGATGGTCCCATATGCTTATAaaagaatggaatggattggatatgACAATGTGAAGAGCTTTCAAGATAAG ATTGCGTGGCTGAAAAAGGTCAACATTGGAGGAGCTatggtgtgggatcttgctctggatGATTTCTCTGGTGCTTTCTGCGGCCAAGGACCATATCCCCTCATTAACACTCTGTACACTGGACTTGGAATTTCTACAG GTTGTGTTCCTCTCAAACCAACACAGAAGCCAGCTGTTCCTGCAACTCAGGCACCtagcggtggtggtggtggaagcagtggtggtggaagcagcagtggtggtggtggcagcagcagtggtggtggcagcagcagtggtggtggtggtggaagcagcggtggtggtggaagcagcagtggtggtggaagcagcagtggtggtggaagcagcggtggtggtggaagcagcggtggtggtggaagcagcggCGGTGGTGGTGGCAGCAGTGGCGGAAGTGGATTCTGCGCCGGCAAAGCCAGTGGTACCTACCCTGATCCAAAAGACAAGAACAAGTTTTATGAATGTGTCAATGGAAGGACCTACCAGGAGAGTTGTGGTTCTGGATTAGTCTTTGACACCTCCTGTGAATGCTGCAACTGGCCATAA